Proteins encoded together in one Chitinophaga varians window:
- a CDS encoding porin has product MKKTLLLVAILAAAVTLFAQTEPTTEKEKEKGKLTFSGYAEAYYSYDFNQPANHTKPGFLYNFNRHNELNLNLAMLKANYNSDRVRGNIALMTGTYAQYNMAAEPSIFQYVYEANVGVRVGKNVWIDAGIMPAHIGFESAIGKDCYTLTRSMLAENSPYFETGAKVTWTPNEKWSFAAMYLNGWQRIKRVDGNQTPDFGTQITFKPSDKVLLNWSTYVGNDFPDSTRRMRYFNNLYGTFGITEKFSLIAGIDYGLQQKAKGSSGLSDWYTPIVIARYAFTDKLAAAGRVEYFNDADGVVIATETPHGFQTTGYSLNLDFTPVSHVMFRIEGRMFNGRDKTFIKGTELKNNNAALTASLAVWF; this is encoded by the coding sequence ATGAAGAAGACTTTATTGCTGGTCGCCATTCTGGCTGCCGCGGTTACGCTCTTTGCCCAAACCGAACCAACTACAGAAAAAGAAAAGGAAAAAGGTAAACTGACATTTTCCGGTTATGCGGAAGCTTATTACAGTTATGACTTCAATCAGCCGGCCAATCATACCAAGCCCGGTTTCCTGTATAACTTCAACAGGCACAATGAGCTGAACCTCAACCTGGCCATGCTGAAAGCCAACTACAACTCCGACAGGGTTCGGGGCAATATCGCCCTGATGACAGGTACTTACGCTCAGTATAATATGGCTGCGGAACCTTCCATCTTCCAGTATGTATATGAAGCCAACGTAGGCGTAAGAGTTGGTAAAAACGTATGGATCGATGCCGGTATCATGCCCGCCCACATCGGTTTTGAAAGCGCTATCGGAAAGGACTGCTATACGCTCACCCGCAGCATGCTGGCAGAAAACTCCCCTTACTTTGAAACCGGAGCCAAAGTGACCTGGACGCCCAACGAAAAATGGTCATTTGCCGCCATGTACCTCAACGGATGGCAACGTATCAAACGGGTAGACGGTAATCAGACACCTGATTTCGGCACACAGATCACCTTCAAGCCATCCGATAAAGTGTTACTCAACTGGAGCACTTATGTGGGCAACGATTTCCCTGACAGCACCCGCCGGATGCGTTATTTTAACAACCTTTACGGTACCTTTGGGATAACAGAAAAATTCAGCCTGATAGCAGGAATTGACTATGGCCTGCAACAGAAAGCAAAAGGCAGCAGCGGCTTGTCTGACTGGTATACGCCGATCGTGATCGCCCGCTATGCTTTCACTGATAAACTGGCGGCAGCGGGAAGAGTGGAATACTTTAACGATGCAGACGGCGTAGTGATTGCCACGGAGACTCCGCACGGCTTCCAGACGACCGGTTATTCCCTCAACCTGGATTTCACCCCTGTCAGCCATGTGATGTTTCGTATTGAAGGAAGGATGTTTAACGGCAGAGACAAAACATTCATCAAAGGAACAGAACTCAAAAACAATAATGCTGCCCTGACGGCATCGCTGGCAGTGTGGTTTTAA
- a CDS encoding K(+)-transporting ATPase subunit C, translating into MKKYLLPSIKLTVLLLVLLAGIYPLIIAGIAKMAPGKGGGVTVTHNGKVVGYENIGQKFTDDKYFWSRPSTVDYNAAGSGGSNKAPGNPDYLKTVAERIDTFLAHNPDVKKADIPAELVTASASGLDPHLSPAAAYIQIPRVAKARGIAPEKLKQLVDANTKAPLLGMLGPSTVNVLKLNVALDELK; encoded by the coding sequence ATGAAAAAGTATCTCCTGCCCTCTATTAAACTGACCGTTCTCCTGCTGGTGCTGCTGGCAGGCATCTACCCGCTCATCATTGCCGGTATCGCCAAAATGGCGCCCGGTAAAGGCGGCGGGGTAACGGTAACGCATAATGGAAAAGTAGTAGGGTATGAAAATATAGGACAGAAATTCACAGACGATAAGTATTTCTGGTCCCGCCCCAGCACGGTAGATTACAATGCTGCCGGCTCCGGCGGCTCCAACAAAGCGCCTGGCAATCCGGATTACCTGAAAACCGTGGCGGAAAGAATCGACACTTTCCTGGCACACAATCCGGACGTGAAAAAAGCCGATATCCCGGCAGAACTGGTGACAGCTTCCGCCAGCGGCCTCGACCCGCACCTCTCTCCTGCTGCGGCTTATATACAGATACCACGCGTGGCCAAAGCCAGGGGTATTGCTCCTGAAAAACTGAAACAACTGGTAGATGCCAATACCAAAGCACCTTTGCTGGGTATGCTGGGCCCTTCCACTGTCAATGTCCTCAAGCTCAATGTTGCGCTGGACGAGCTAAAATAA
- the kdpB gene encoding potassium-transporting ATPase subunit KdpB gives MKKRDNTLFPKEQVMQSLKQSFVKLNPRLMIKNPVMFTVEIGTVVMLIVALYAAFTKNTDQGSAAYNFTVFFILFLTVLFANFAEAIAEARGKAQAESLRRTREETPAKKIELIGEIFTNEIKVISSSALRKGDIFVCDPGDIIPADGEIVQGLASIDESAITGESAPVIREAGGDKSSVVGGTKVLSDHIKVRVTTEPGESFLDKMIALVEGASRQKTPNEIALTILLASFTLVFIIVCVTLKPFADYAQTPITIAAFISLFVCLIPTTIGGLLSAIGIAGMDRALRANVITKSGKAVETAGDIDVLLLDKTGTITIGNRKATNFYPSNGHAPEEFIRLCALSSLSDETPEGKSIVELAGKDIVSKLTVNGASLVKFTAETRSSGIDLADGNRIRKGAYDAIRKLTEKEGFHFPEDTQARVEAISRDGGTPLVVALNSKVQGVIELQDIIKPGISERFERLRKMGVKTVMVTGDNPLTAKYIATKAGVDDFIAEAKPEDKMTYIRKEQQEGRLVAMMGDGTNDAPALAQADVGVAMNSGTQAAKEAGNMVDLDNDPTKLIEIVEIGKQLLMTRGTLTTFSIANDVAKYFAIVPALFVASIPALQGINIMKLHSPETAILSAVIFNAIIIPMLIPLALRGVAYKPIGASALLRRNLLIYGVGGVVAPFIGIKLIDMLIALFM, from the coding sequence ATGAAGAAAAGAGATAATACATTGTTTCCGAAGGAGCAGGTGATGCAAAGCCTGAAGCAGTCCTTCGTGAAACTGAATCCGAGACTGATGATCAAAAACCCGGTGATGTTTACCGTGGAGATAGGTACCGTGGTGATGCTGATTGTTGCCCTGTACGCTGCCTTTACCAAAAATACTGATCAGGGTAGTGCGGCTTATAACTTCACCGTCTTTTTCATACTCTTCCTCACCGTGCTGTTTGCCAACTTCGCAGAAGCCATTGCAGAAGCGCGCGGTAAAGCGCAGGCAGAGAGCCTTCGCCGCACCAGAGAGGAAACACCGGCCAAAAAGATAGAGCTGATAGGAGAAATTTTCACCAACGAAATCAAAGTGATTTCTTCTTCCGCGCTGCGCAAAGGCGATATCTTCGTTTGTGATCCGGGTGATATCATTCCGGCCGACGGGGAGATCGTTCAGGGCCTCGCCAGCATCGACGAATCAGCTATCACCGGTGAATCTGCACCGGTGATCCGTGAAGCCGGCGGCGACAAATCCAGTGTTGTAGGCGGTACCAAAGTACTGTCTGACCATATCAAAGTACGGGTGACCACCGAACCGGGCGAATCATTCCTCGATAAAATGATCGCTCTGGTAGAAGGCGCCAGCCGTCAGAAAACACCGAACGAGATAGCGTTGACGATCCTGTTGGCCAGCTTCACCCTCGTGTTCATCATTGTATGTGTGACCCTGAAACCATTCGCGGACTACGCACAGACACCGATCACCATCGCCGCTTTTATCTCCCTGTTTGTCTGTCTGATCCCCACTACCATCGGTGGCCTGCTTTCCGCTATTGGTATTGCAGGCATGGACCGCGCCCTGCGTGCCAACGTGATCACCAAATCCGGTAAAGCTGTGGAAACAGCCGGCGACATCGACGTGCTGCTGCTGGACAAAACCGGTACCATCACCATCGGTAACCGGAAAGCCACCAACTTCTACCCTTCCAATGGCCATGCACCGGAAGAATTTATCAGACTGTGCGCCCTCAGCTCCCTGTCTGACGAAACACCTGAAGGTAAGTCCATCGTGGAACTGGCCGGTAAAGACATCGTCAGCAAACTGACCGTGAACGGCGCCAGCCTTGTGAAATTCACCGCCGAAACCCGCAGCAGCGGTATCGATCTGGCCGATGGCAACCGTATCCGCAAAGGCGCTTATGATGCCATCAGAAAGCTCACCGAAAAAGAAGGCTTCCATTTCCCGGAAGACACACAAGCCCGGGTGGAAGCTATCTCCCGCGATGGCGGTACCCCGCTGGTAGTGGCCCTCAACAGCAAAGTACAGGGCGTCATAGAGCTGCAGGACATCATCAAACCCGGTATCAGCGAACGTTTTGAACGCCTGCGTAAAATGGGTGTGAAAACCGTGATGGTAACCGGCGACAACCCGCTCACCGCCAAATATATCGCTACCAAAGCCGGCGTGGACGACTTCATCGCGGAAGCCAAGCCGGAAGACAAGATGACGTATATCCGCAAAGAGCAACAGGAAGGCCGCCTCGTGGCCATGATGGGCGACGGTACCAACGATGCGCCGGCACTGGCACAGGCAGACGTAGGCGTAGCTATGAATAGCGGCACCCAGGCGGCCAAAGAAGCCGGTAACATGGTGGACCTGGACAACGACCCTACCAAGCTGATTGAGATCGTGGAAATCGGAAAACAACTGCTGATGACACGCGGTACCCTCACCACTTTCTCTATCGCCAACGACGTCGCGAAATATTTTGCTATCGTACCGGCACTTTTCGTAGCCTCTATCCCTGCCTTGCAGGGTATCAATATCATGAAGCTGCACAGCCCTGAAACAGCTATTCTCAGCGCTGTGATCTTCAACGCGATCATTATCCCTATGCTTATTCCGCTGGCATTGCGCGGTGTGGCTTACAAGCCTATCGGCGCCAGCGCACTGCTTCGCCGGAATCTGCTGATATACGGTGTGGGCGGCGTGGTCGCTCCTTTCATCGGTATCAAACTGATTGATATGCTGATCGCTCTCTTTATGTAG
- the kdpA gene encoding potassium-transporting ATPase subunit KdpA → MTTEILGVIATYGLTLLLAWPLARYIVKVFKGEKTWSDFMAPMERLFFKISGIDPKEEMTWKEHLKALLTINLVWFVYAFFMLMFQDKLPLNPDGNPGQSADLAFNTAISFLVNCNLQHYSGETGVTYLTQLFVLAFLQFVSAATGIAALIVVFKAFKEKTTTKLGNFWDIFVKTNTRILLPFCIVVALILAFNGTPASFDGKDTVVTMQGDTVNVSRGPAAGFIAIKHLGTNGGGWFGVNSAHPLENPNYLTWMTEMVAQVVIPIAMVFALGMFINRRKFAYVIFGVMTIGMIMLLIPTMVAEINGNPAIAHMGIQQLTGAMEGKEVRFGPAATGYWSTVTTIISTGSICGFHDSTMPMTGLMELLAMMLNCFYGGCGVGILNYYIFIIIAVFISGLMVGRTPELMGHKLEAREVKIAAIITLLSPFLILAGTALSSWVLAHHPDADWAVKPSAWLNNPGYHGFSEMLYEYTSSNANNGSGFEGLGDGNVFWNVSTGFVLILGRFLPIIGPVAIAGIMASKKYIPESAGTLRTDSVTFGAMTFAVIIVLTALSYFPALALGPIAEYFSLYR, encoded by the coding sequence ATGACAACAGAAATTTTAGGCGTTATTGCCACCTATGGACTAACATTACTACTGGCCTGGCCACTGGCGAGGTATATCGTAAAGGTATTCAAAGGCGAAAAAACCTGGTCCGACTTTATGGCTCCGATGGAGCGGCTGTTCTTTAAGATCTCCGGCATCGATCCCAAAGAAGAAATGACCTGGAAAGAACATCTGAAAGCGTTGCTGACCATCAACCTGGTGTGGTTTGTATATGCCTTCTTTATGTTGATGTTCCAGGACAAGCTGCCACTGAACCCTGACGGTAACCCGGGACAGTCGGCAGACCTGGCGTTCAACACGGCGATCAGCTTCCTCGTGAACTGTAACCTGCAACACTATTCAGGTGAAACCGGTGTTACCTATCTTACCCAGTTGTTTGTACTGGCATTCCTGCAATTTGTGAGCGCTGCTACCGGTATTGCTGCACTGATCGTTGTATTCAAAGCATTTAAAGAAAAGACTACCACCAAACTGGGCAACTTCTGGGATATCTTTGTAAAGACCAATACCCGTATTCTCTTACCCTTCTGTATAGTAGTTGCGCTGATCCTGGCGTTCAACGGCACTCCTGCCAGCTTTGACGGTAAAGATACCGTAGTGACCATGCAGGGCGACACTGTGAATGTGTCCCGCGGCCCTGCTGCCGGCTTTATCGCTATCAAACACCTGGGCACCAATGGTGGCGGATGGTTTGGCGTTAACTCCGCGCATCCGCTGGAGAACCCGAACTACCTCACCTGGATGACTGAAATGGTGGCGCAGGTAGTGATCCCTATCGCCATGGTATTTGCACTGGGCATGTTTATCAACCGCCGCAAGTTTGCCTATGTCATTTTCGGGGTGATGACCATCGGGATGATCATGCTACTAATACCCACTATGGTGGCGGAAATTAATGGCAACCCGGCCATCGCGCATATGGGCATACAACAGCTCACCGGCGCCATGGAAGGCAAGGAGGTCCGCTTCGGCCCTGCCGCTACAGGCTACTGGAGCACCGTGACCACCATTATCTCTACCGGTTCCATCTGCGGATTCCATGACAGCACCATGCCGATGACCGGCCTGATGGAATTGTTGGCCATGATGCTGAACTGCTTCTATGGCGGTTGTGGCGTAGGTATCCTTAACTATTACATTTTTATCATCATCGCGGTGTTTATTTCCGGTCTTATGGTAGGCCGTACGCCTGAACTGATGGGACATAAACTGGAGGCCAGGGAAGTGAAGATCGCTGCGATCATCACCCTGTTGTCACCTTTCCTGATATTGGCGGGCACGGCCCTCTCCTCCTGGGTACTGGCTCATCACCCGGATGCTGACTGGGCCGTGAAGCCGTCAGCCTGGCTGAACAATCCCGGCTACCATGGCTTCTCCGAGATGCTGTATGAATATACTTCCTCCAACGCCAACAACGGCTCCGGTTTCGAAGGCCTTGGCGACGGCAATGTATTCTGGAACGTATCCACCGGCTTTGTGCTGATACTGGGCAGGTTCCTGCCGATCATCGGCCCTGTGGCCATCGCAGGTATCATGGCTTCTAAAAAATACATTCCGGAATCTGCCGGTACCCTGCGTACAGACTCGGTCACATTTGGCGCCATGACATTCGCCGTGATCATTGTCCTCACCGCTTTGTCCTATTTCCCTGCGCTGGCGTTGGGCCCTATTGCAGAGTATTTCTCCCTGTACAGATGA
- a CDS encoding potassium-transporting ATPase subunit F: MNALFVLSILVFGYMIYVLLKPEKF, encoded by the coding sequence ATGAACGCATTATTCGTGCTATCAATACTGGTCTTCGGCTACATGATCTATGTACTGCTGAAACCGGAGAAATTCTGA
- a CDS encoding DEAD/DEAH box helicase produces the protein MSLPHLLKYVYNNGTDEVIRRGKRIFSTGGVELIEADPVLKSATFRVKSDTHANYYRVSINKYGETSGMSIRCQCPYNLGDICRHEAAALFQLQEMLDKNHFESFETHFDQQHTLIKMKSIDIKTIKLLTSSTIIAEAEAIVKQHPAKVSSAKDEKVEAVLTLDKKEYPLIIQRNEERFFDTHCTCDETAHALCVHKTALFLQLLQKNGPFYFDTLRNWDKEKNKLLSLYGYSLTDDLDGKFAFSYMDGKPFLRVLDPTIKRVDGATAGRQQQQTAPPPEETLTVTQRLAAVFNANETLYPYFKIDIVAGEVNEEQTAFVSLASKLDLTKYVDFYQYKEKDRELIAPIRKLQGPEVSKFLSKNSPFAGIWENITHENAEELPTETKELMLEYLHPKLAKLFPQLAEHGLVFYLPNRQQFKTKNLEPLQIGAERLKLILKTHSGSSHVEITCYVSIEGELIDVSKNNWESPLLFLYQNTLFLFESPQDALHVALFQQNGGKLKIPNKEWPVYLKDYLLPLSRQYDIRFDKELLAEVTDIEPECRVYLKELGETFIIQPGFAYRGQEVEWNEEEKITVQEGNKVLVIRRNKEAEDAFVNRLRTLHTNFAQNDNQHYFYLRAKEALKNNWFFLFFDALKEMNVRVFGFDNLRNFKFSSHKPVTNLQISSGIDWFDAQIEVLYGDQKVSIKDIKNALANKQNYVQLADGSLGLLPEEWLRKYSLLFKVGEEKDKGLKLSKYNFSVIDELYEFIDDEAVVIELEQKRKKLLQFDEIRNISLPSNLQATLRPYQESGFQWLNYLDEIKWGGILADDMGLGKTIQALTFLQYYKNKNGGKCMALVVCPTTLIYNWENEIRKFTPEIKHHIHHGPTRIKDSEELAKFDVIITTYGTLRSDIQTLMKLEFDYVVLDESQAIKNPQSKVTKAAQLLQTRNRLALSGTPMQNNTFDIYAQMNFLNPGMLGSVDFFRNEFATPIDKFQDEERKEHLRKLIYPFILRRTKEQVAKDLPDKIETVIFCEMDPEQRHIYDAYRNTYRSKILGVIEDQGMERSQLTILQGLMKLRQICDSPAILNDTEQYPNHSVKLHELTREIAENIGNHKVLVFSQFLGMLGLIRERLQHMKIPYEYFDGSTSTMDREKAIQNFQHNDECRVFLISLKAGGVGLNLTAADYVYIVDPWWNPAVEQQAIDRTHRIGQTKNIFAYRMICKDTVEEKILQLQERKKSLVKEIISDDSGFVKKLTKEDVLYLFS, from the coding sequence ATGTCGCTGCCCCATTTGCTAAAATATGTTTACAATAACGGCACTGATGAAGTGATCCGCAGGGGGAAGCGTATTTTTTCTACCGGAGGAGTTGAGCTCATTGAGGCCGACCCGGTATTGAAATCAGCTACTTTCCGCGTCAAAAGTGACACGCATGCCAATTATTACCGGGTTTCCATCAATAAATACGGTGAAACCAGCGGTATGTCTATCCGTTGCCAGTGTCCCTATAACCTGGGAGACATTTGCAGGCACGAGGCTGCAGCACTGTTCCAGCTTCAGGAAATGCTGGACAAGAATCATTTCGAGAGCTTCGAAACACATTTTGATCAACAACACACCCTGATCAAAATGAAATCCATCGATATTAAAACGATCAAATTACTGACTTCCAGCACGATCATCGCGGAAGCGGAAGCGATCGTAAAGCAGCATCCCGCCAAGGTTTCATCTGCCAAGGATGAAAAGGTGGAAGCTGTGCTGACGTTGGATAAAAAGGAATACCCGCTGATCATCCAGCGCAATGAGGAACGTTTTTTTGATACCCATTGCACCTGCGATGAAACAGCCCATGCGCTCTGTGTGCATAAAACTGCGCTCTTCCTGCAGCTGTTGCAAAAGAACGGACCGTTTTATTTTGATACGCTGCGCAACTGGGACAAGGAAAAAAACAAGCTCCTCTCCCTCTATGGCTATTCCCTGACAGACGACCTGGACGGAAAGTTCGCCTTCTCCTATATGGACGGCAAACCCTTTCTGCGTGTGCTGGACCCTACCATTAAACGGGTAGACGGCGCTACTGCCGGCAGGCAGCAGCAGCAAACGGCGCCTCCACCGGAAGAAACCCTGACGGTGACACAACGGCTGGCTGCGGTCTTCAACGCCAACGAAACGTTATATCCTTATTTCAAAATAGATATTGTCGCCGGCGAAGTGAACGAAGAGCAGACCGCCTTTGTATCACTGGCCAGCAAACTGGACCTCACCAAGTACGTGGACTTTTACCAGTACAAGGAAAAGGACCGGGAACTGATAGCTCCCATCCGTAAACTCCAGGGGCCGGAAGTCAGCAAGTTTCTCAGCAAAAATTCGCCGTTCGCCGGCATCTGGGAAAACATCACGCATGAAAATGCGGAAGAGCTGCCTACCGAAACCAAAGAACTGATGCTGGAATACCTGCATCCCAAACTGGCGAAGCTGTTTCCGCAGCTGGCCGAACATGGGCTGGTATTTTATCTTCCCAACAGGCAGCAGTTCAAAACAAAAAACCTGGAACCCTTACAGATAGGCGCTGAAAGGCTGAAGCTCATCCTGAAGACCCACAGCGGCAGTTCCCATGTGGAAATCACCTGCTACGTGTCTATAGAAGGAGAACTGATCGACGTATCTAAAAATAACTGGGAAAGCCCGCTGTTATTCCTTTACCAGAACACGCTGTTCCTGTTCGAAAGTCCACAGGACGCCCTGCATGTAGCACTCTTTCAGCAGAACGGCGGCAAACTGAAAATCCCTAACAAGGAATGGCCGGTATACCTGAAAGACTACCTGTTGCCCTTAAGCCGTCAGTACGATATCCGTTTCGATAAAGAACTGCTTGCTGAGGTGACAGACATCGAACCGGAATGCCGCGTATACCTTAAAGAGCTGGGCGAAACCTTCATTATCCAGCCTGGATTCGCTTATCGCGGACAGGAAGTGGAATGGAACGAGGAAGAGAAAATCACCGTACAGGAAGGTAACAAAGTACTGGTCATCCGCCGCAATAAAGAAGCGGAAGATGCCTTTGTGAACCGCCTGCGCACCCTGCATACCAATTTTGCACAAAACGATAACCAGCACTATTTCTACCTGCGCGCCAAAGAAGCCCTGAAGAACAACTGGTTCTTCCTTTTCTTTGACGCCCTGAAAGAAATGAACGTGCGCGTTTTCGGTTTCGATAACCTGCGCAACTTCAAATTCAGCTCACATAAGCCGGTCACCAACCTGCAAATCAGCTCCGGCATCGACTGGTTCGATGCCCAGATTGAAGTGCTGTATGGCGACCAGAAGGTCAGCATCAAAGACATCAAAAACGCGCTGGCCAACAAACAGAACTATGTGCAGCTGGCAGACGGCTCCCTGGGCCTTCTGCCGGAAGAATGGCTGCGTAAATACTCCCTCCTCTTCAAAGTAGGGGAAGAAAAAGACAAAGGCCTTAAACTCAGCAAATACAACTTCAGCGTGATCGATGAACTGTATGAGTTCATTGACGATGAAGCGGTAGTAATAGAACTGGAACAGAAACGTAAAAAACTGTTGCAGTTCGATGAAATCCGTAACATCTCCCTGCCATCCAACCTGCAGGCAACGCTGCGCCCCTACCAGGAAAGCGGCTTCCAGTGGCTTAATTATCTCGATGAGATCAAATGGGGTGGCATCCTCGCAGATGACATGGGTCTTGGTAAAACCATCCAGGCGCTGACCTTCCTCCAGTATTACAAGAATAAAAACGGCGGAAAATGTATGGCACTGGTGGTATGCCCCACTACCCTGATCTATAACTGGGAAAACGAGATCCGTAAGTTCACGCCGGAAATCAAACACCATATCCATCATGGCCCTACCCGTATCAAGGATTCGGAAGAACTGGCCAAATTTGATGTGATCATCACCACCTACGGTACGCTGCGCAGCGATATCCAGACGCTGATGAAACTGGAGTTTGACTATGTGGTGCTGGATGAATCCCAGGCGATCAAAAACCCGCAGTCCAAAGTGACCAAAGCGGCCCAGCTGCTGCAAACCAGGAACAGGCTGGCGCTGAGCGGTACGCCCATGCAAAACAATACTTTCGATATCTACGCGCAGATGAACTTCCTGAACCCGGGCATGCTGGGCAGCGTGGACTTCTTCCGTAACGAATTTGCCACACCGATAGACAAGTTCCAGGATGAAGAAAGAAAAGAACACCTGCGCAAACTGATTTATCCGTTCATTCTTCGTCGTACCAAAGAACAGGTGGCGAAAGACCTGCCGGATAAAATCGAGACGGTCATCTTCTGTGAAATGGACCCCGAACAGCGTCATATTTATGATGCTTACCGGAACACTTACCGGTCCAAGATCCTGGGCGTGATAGAAGACCAGGGCATGGAACGTTCACAGCTGACCATATTGCAAGGCCTGATGAAGCTGCGCCAGATATGTGATTCTCCCGCTATCCTCAACGATACGGAACAGTATCCCAACCACTCTGTGAAGCTGCATGAACTGACCCGCGAAATTGCTGAAAACATCGGTAACCACAAGGTGCTGGTGTTCTCCCAGTTCCTCGGTATGCTGGGCCTGATACGGGAACGCCTGCAACATATGAAGATACCGTACGAGTACTTCGATGGCAGCACCTCTACCATGGACCGTGAAAAGGCTATCCAGAACTTCCAGCATAACGACGAGTGCCGGGTGTTCCTGATATCACTGAAAGCCGGTGGTGTGGGCCTTAACCTGACGGCGGCCGACTATGTGTACATCGTAGACCCCTGGTGGAACCCCGCTGTGGAGCAACAGGCGATAGACCGTACCCACCGTATCGGACAAACGAAAAATATCTTCGCTTACCGTATGATCTGTAAAGACACGGTAGAAGAAAAAATATTACAGTTACAGGAACGTAAAAAATCGCTGGTGAAAGAGATCATCTCCGATGATAGCGGCTTTGTGAAGAAGCTGACCAAAGAAGATGTGTTGTACCTGTTCAGTTAA
- a CDS encoding LytTR family transcriptional regulator, with protein MKKTRLYLLTFAALVFVAILAGWGALYYYYTEAREALFEQKMESGQREIRELGTLLEQQLLAGISPDVVIENLQKSIVNTDVQSEFVCMYNREGIELCHPDPSLVGKKIVEGNSRLSGFGNSKAFSDILKSGKLISGIRTFPVSANRSSEIVSVHPVNGTDWMLASHANIKVLRAQLDHLYQKFLAGSLLLILLVAAGCFGLMRAIYQRYEQQVDQTIAGLNEEINGLSVLNRQLETRQQNLIADRKPGEEATRKRLITYEKDEIITVDVQDIVYIYLSDNVVSAVTFQHKVLVLNSSLDDLMGQLDNEMFYRANRQYIVNMNGIENIWIYGRNQLRLLTSPASADPIIISKHKVAEFKKWLDR; from the coding sequence ATGAAAAAGACCCGACTTTATCTGCTGACGTTTGCGGCGCTTGTTTTTGTGGCCATATTGGCAGGCTGGGGAGCACTTTATTATTATTATACAGAGGCCCGGGAAGCTTTATTTGAGCAGAAAATGGAATCGGGGCAAAGGGAAATCCGTGAATTGGGCACCTTGCTGGAGCAACAACTTCTGGCTGGTATATCGCCGGACGTGGTCATTGAAAACCTGCAAAAAAGCATCGTCAATACAGACGTTCAAAGTGAGTTTGTGTGCATGTACAACAGGGAGGGAATAGAACTTTGTCATCCCGATCCCTCATTAGTGGGGAAAAAAATCGTGGAAGGAAATTCCAGGCTTTCGGGATTCGGGAATTCAAAGGCTTTTAGTGATATACTTAAAAGCGGTAAGCTGATCTCGGGCATCAGGACTTTTCCGGTGAGTGCCAACCGCAGTTCGGAAATTGTAAGCGTCCATCCTGTAAACGGCACTGACTGGATGCTGGCCAGTCATGCCAATATAAAGGTTTTAAGAGCGCAACTGGACCATTTGTACCAGAAGTTTTTAGCAGGGAGTTTATTGTTGATACTCCTTGTTGCCGCTGGTTGTTTCGGACTGATGAGGGCCATATACCAGCGATATGAACAGCAGGTGGACCAGACCATTGCCGGATTAAATGAGGAGATCAATGGCCTGAGTGTGCTTAATCGTCAGCTGGAAACAAGGCAACAGAACCTTATTGCAGACAGGAAACCCGGGGAAGAGGCCACCAGAAAGCGGCTGATTACCTACGAGAAGGATGAGATCATTACTGTTGACGTGCAGGATATAGTGTACATATACCTTTCAGACAATGTTGTTTCCGCTGTCACTTTTCAACATAAGGTGTTGGTATTAAACAGTAGTCTGGACGATCTGATGGGGCAGCTTGACAATGAGATGTTTTACAGGGCCAACCGGCAATACATTGTCAATATGAACGGCATTGAAAACATATGGATATATGGCCGCAATCAGTTGAGATTGTTGACCAGTCCGGCATCCGCTGATCCTATCATTATCAGCAAACACAAGGTGGCGGAGTTTAAGAAGTGGTTGGACCGCTAA